The following DNA comes from Natranaerovirga pectinivora.
GGGTTTACCATCATACTCCTTATTGGGGCAATATATATTGGTTCAAATAATTTTGTTGACTTTCTTCAAGAAAATGGCATATATTTTGAAGGAACAGGGGTACAAGAATTAGAAGTTGATGAAAAAATAAACAAAATCATTAGATATCTAGATAATTTTTATTATGAAGATTTTGATACGGATGAAATTTTAGATAGAGCTTTTAAAGGAATGGTAGCTGGTATTGGTGATCCCTATTCTACTTATTATACAGAAGACGAATTTCGGAATGTATTGGAATCAGCGGCAGGTGAATATAGTGGGATAGGTGTTGTTATATCTCACAATGAAGTAGACGATGAATTTATAGTATTACTACCTTTTGTAGGTGGACCAGGAGATAAAGCAGGATTGTTACCAGGGGATATTATTATTCAAGTAGATGGGATTAGCATAGAAGGAATGGATTTAACGGAAACAGTGAATTTAATAAAAGGAGAAGTAGGTACAGAAGTTGTACTAACTATAATAAGAAATAATGACCAACTAGAAGTACCTATTATTAGAGAAAAAATAGACATTCCAACTGTATCAAGTGAAATGTTAGAAGACAATATAGGGTATCTAAGAATAAGTGAATTTGATAGGGTCACATATAATCAATTTATGGATGCAATAAATGAATTAGAAAACCAGGGTCAAAATGGACTTATTATAGATTTAAGAAATAATCCTGGAGGCATGCTTCATACGGTTATTGCTATAGTAGATGAACTGATTCCTAAAAATAAAATAATAGTTTATACGGAAGATAAACATGGTAGACAAGAAATAGAAAGATCTAAAACAGGGACTTACTTTGATAGGCCATTGGTAATACTTATAAATGAGCACAGTGCTAGTGCGTCTGAAATACTAGCTGGGGCTATAAAAGATCATGGTGCAGGAACATTGGTTGGAACTACAACATTTGGTAAAGGTTTGGTTCAACGACTTATACCTCTAGGGGATGGAACAGCAATAAAGACAACAATATCAAGATATTTTACCCCATCTGGAAATTATATACATGATAGAGGTATTGAACCAGATGTGGAAGTTATTTTACCAGATGAGTTAAGATTTAGAGGCAACCTTACATTGGAAGAAGATTTACAATTGCAAAAAGCACTGGAGATAATTAATGAGAAGATAAAATAAATATAATGGAGATTATTATATGCATTTATTAGAAATCATTCATTTAACTCTACTTAGTACTGCTAAAGCAGTATTCGATAGTGCTTTTTTACTTATTATAATTTTAATAGCTTATATGATTAAAAAAACACAGAACTTAAATATATATGGATATAAAATCCCATATAATAGCTTTACTCAATTGATTGAGAGCGTTTTACAAGGCATAATTATTGGTGTGGTAGGGAGTGCTATAATAGCTATTATAGGATTGCCAATTCGAATTACTACTCCAATATTATTTCTTCTACCAATTGCTATTATATCTGCATTTATACATCCAAGGTTCCTGTGTTTTTCTTATTCAGCATCCATACTTTCACTTTTGAGTATTATTTTTAGCGGACAAAATATACTAGGTTATACCATTCCTAATCTAGATATTGATGTAAATGGTTTGATTGTATTAGTAGGTGTTTTACACTTAATGGAGGCAATACTCATTTTCTTTGTTGGAGGTAAAAACCCTATCCCTATAATAACAAAAAAAAATAATAAAATCGTAATGGGACATATGCTACAAAAATTTTGGCCAATACCATTTTCTTTATTAGCACTTAATATAGGAGAAATAAGTGGGAGTATTATAAAAATGCCTAGTTGGTGGCCATTAATAAAGCCTGTTATTGATAGTAATGCTTCCTATTATTTTGTATTGTTACCTATCATAGGGGCATTAGGATATAGAACAGTTACTTTTGCCTATCGTCCAGAAATAAAAGCCAAAATCTCTTCTGTAAGACTATTGGTATATAGTGTGATATTAATTATATTGGCAGTGATTTCTGTAGACAATGGTATATTAAGGGTAATAGCAATACTTTTTATGGCACTTGCTCATGAAGGTATTATTCAATACGATCATTTTATAGAAACTGTAAAAAAACCTTTATATGGGGTGCCTAGAAAAGGCATAAGAGTATTAAGTGTCCATCCTGATGGAATAGCACAACGATTGGGGATAAAAGTTGGAGATATTATACATAATATTAATGGGTTTGAAATTGAAAATTCAAAAGACTATAAAACTGTAATGCAAGATAGTTATAAAAGTTTTTATATAGAAGTAGAATGTGAAGAAGGGTATAAAGACAAATTAACATATAATACTTTTATAAAAGAAAAGAATTTAGGGTTAAATTATTTGCCTGAAAATCCTAAAATAGTATTTAAGTATAATACATTAAATGACTTTAAATTAATAAGGATAATATTAAAGAAATTGAATAAAAAAATATAAATGATAGTAAGGTTATTCTTACTATGAGAGTATCGACAAAGTCGATACTCTTTTGATATATTCTAGGTGGTGAAGGGATTTTTATTATATATAAGTTTCAGAAACCTGTAACCATCCTTGGCTACGCTATTACACTTATATATAATAAAAATCCTTGTTAAAATAGGAACATATGTTTTAAAATTTATATTGATTATGTTATAATAATAAAATATAATAATAAGAAAGTAGTATTTTCTCAAACTTTGCAAGGAAGTTTGTAGATTAGTCTTTCATATCAACCGTGTAACATGCCATTCGTTTCGCTACAGGCATAAGGTTTCAATGAAAGACTAA
Coding sequences within:
- a CDS encoding PDZ domain-containing protein, whose protein sequence is MHLLEIIHLTLLSTAKAVFDSAFLLIIILIAYMIKKTQNLNIYGYKIPYNSFTQLIESVLQGIIIGVVGSAIIAIIGLPIRITTPILFLLPIAIISAFIHPRFLCFSYSASILSLLSIIFSGQNILGYTIPNLDIDVNGLIVLVGVLHLMEAILIFFVGGKNPIPIITKKNNKIVMGHMLQKFWPIPFSLLALNIGEISGSIIKMPSWWPLIKPVIDSNASYYFVLLPIIGALGYRTVTFAYRPEIKAKISSVRLLVYSVILIILAVISVDNGILRVIAILFMALAHEGIIQYDHFIETVKKPLYGVPRKGIRVLSVHPDGIAQRLGIKVGDIIHNINGFEIENSKDYKTVMQDSYKSFYIEVECEEGYKDKLTYNTFIKEKNLGLNYLPENPKIVFKYNTLNDFKLIRIILKKLNKKI
- a CDS encoding S41 family peptidase: MNREYLKGLISGFTIILLIGAIYIGSNNFVDFLQENGIYFEGTGVQELEVDEKINKIIRYLDNFYYEDFDTDEILDRAFKGMVAGIGDPYSTYYTEDEFRNVLESAAGEYSGIGVVISHNEVDDEFIVLLPFVGGPGDKAGLLPGDIIIQVDGISIEGMDLTETVNLIKGEVGTEVVLTIIRNNDQLEVPIIREKIDIPTVSSEMLEDNIGYLRISEFDRVTYNQFMDAINELENQGQNGLIIDLRNNPGGMLHTVIAIVDELIPKNKIIVYTEDKHGRQEIERSKTGTYFDRPLVILINEHSASASEILAGAIKDHGAGTLVGTTTFGKGLVQRLIPLGDGTAIKTTISRYFTPSGNYIHDRGIEPDVEVILPDELRFRGNLTLEEDLQLQKALEIINEKIK